The following are encoded together in the Gasterosteus aculeatus chromosome 7, fGasAcu3.hap1.1, whole genome shotgun sequence genome:
- the neurl4 gene encoding neuralized-like protein 4 isoform X5, with product MSSPCALTKRRMAKRTKDRLDISHTQYSKTITGIFALRRTAIQRTRLAVCSSGVAVNSWSGSVEIGVTALDPAALDFPSSATGLKGGSWIVSGCSVLRDGRSVLEEYGRDLDQLAEGDRVGIQRSARGELHLWVNGQDCGAAASGLPPRLWAVVDLYGKCTQVTVVGCEPPPATTEKETIELGEEVEDEEEDGGEEEEDEEEDEEEEEDVAVCGGQGDGGVVALMNVAAMNGDEVPELSRSHTRPDKFPNNLEPDTVLTEHQLFDVFNNAIVSFYRSEDEGGGDDGGGVGGNPGSDSSSRNDRGSSGGGGAVNSDGGTGTTGGAGSGGGGGGGAGGVSGNGNNSPAGNGGAGLAVAPCAMTTNDALLFHEKCGTLIKLSNNNKTAERRRPLDEFNNGVVMTNRPLRHNEMFEIRIDKLVDKWSGSIEIGVTTHNPNNLDYPATMTNLRSGTIMMSGCGILTNGKGTRREYCEFSLDELQEGDHIGLMRKASGALHFYINGIDQGVAAAQTPAVVYGVVDLYGMAVKVTIVHNHNHSERLRRNNAIMRALSPDVGRPRTALSLTPDSEGPDRLLFHSNCGQKAAIISEGRTALRPHATDDFNHGVVLSGRPLRSNEVFQVRIDKMVDKWAGSIEIGVTTHNPAYLQLPSTMTNLRSGTWMMTGNGVMHNGTTILDEYGHNLDRLKAGDTVGVVRKEDGSLHFFVNGVAQGPAAWNVPPSVYAVVDLYGQAAQATIMDDMADLLPLPEDGSDGPAATSPGSPCSVGGAGTANDLRFHHLHGTNAVITNGGRTALRQNCRSEFNDAIVISNRCLRDGELFEIVIQKMVDRWSGSIEADFLLPPLCPGVTAIRPDELEFPNTMTDIDYDTWMLSGTAIMQDGNTMRNNYGCDLDSLTTGSRIGMMRSATGDLHYYINGVDQGVACTGLPPEVYAVIDLYGQCVQVSITSSSGPLDNSLCTSNVTEKSFPIHSPAGVAHRLHSKHGKNVVVLGDGCQGVRVGGYAHGIVFSAKELKADELFEVRIDEVDEQWCGSLHVGLTTLAPPELPSCPLSGLSPSLTQLRTKVTWLLCGSEVRRNGVLQRQNYSCSLDRLAVGNRVGVKRCSDDTMHIFIDGEDMGPAATAVAKNVYAVLDLYGRITAVSIVSSSATEDVESVKAPSLSLDSCSEGEEDSSPVREQVEAEACASAPTAMAFLENHGKNIQLSSQNLTAARVCSYNQGLLVTAQPLARQQLFQFQIDRLNPSWTSSLSLGVIGHSPDRLNFPSTACCLKRSAWLLQRDSVFHNSLKICENYGPNLDTCPEGTVLGLLVDANSCLHLYVNGMDQGVAVQDIPSPCYPFIDLYGQCEQVTIVTNNVADVGGDSGETRCQGDMEKADMVDGIKESVCWTPPPEVNPNKTCEYQALCSRFKDLLTLPDGYFNEDAQYNLCYCESCHKLRGDEAYYKRGEPPRDYALPFGWCRFALRIKPHCEVSNALKKWHIAYHGTSVGALRRTLDHSQLLPGTSSIFSVSPAKAEGPNGYSEPEENSAPGREVPRVRLSPTMRYSGMEIFAPKVQFRDPRSHHSHQAQVGFQVCVRPGSYKAGPQTLGHGEPPDPRFSNSEIEWITKEQGGTLLYGLLIRVE from the exons ATGTCTTCACCGTGCGCATTGACAAAAAG ACGAATGGCCAAGAGGACAAAGGATAGGCTGGATATTTCACACACGCAGTACAGCAAAACCATAACGGGGATATTTGCACTCAGACGTACAGCCATTCAGCGCACGCGGCTCGCTGTTTGTTCCTCTGGTGTCGCT gtGAACTCGTGGAGCGGCTCCGTGGAGATCGGCGTGACGGCCCTGGACCCCGCCGCGCTGGACTTCCCCAGCAGCGCCACGGGCCTCAAGGGCGGCTCCTGGATCGTGTCGGGCTGCTCGGTGCTGCGCGACGGCCGCTCGGTGCTGGAGGAGTACGGCCGCGACCTCGACCAGCTGGCCGAGGGCGACCGCGTGGGCATCCAGCGCAGCGCCCGCGGCGAGCTCCACCTGTGGGTGAACGGGCAGGACTGCGGCGCGGCCGCCAGCGGCTTGCCCCCCCGGCTGTGGGCGGTGGTGGACCTGTACGGCAAGTGCACTCAGGTGACGGTGGTGGGCTGCGAGCCGCCGCCCGCCACGACGGAGAAAGAGACAATAGAACTgggtgaggaggtggaggatgaggaggaggacgggggagaagaagaggaggacgaggaggaggacgaggaggaggaagaagacgtgGCGGTGTGTGGGGGTCAAGGCGACGGGGGCGTCGTGGCCTTGATGAATGTCGCAGCAATGAATGGAGACGAAG TGCCTGAGCTTAGTCGCAGTCACACCAGACCGGACAAGTTCCCCAACAACCTGGAGCCCGACACGG TTCTAACGGAGCACCAGCTCTTTGACGTGTTCAACAACGCAATAGTGTCTTTTTATCGCTCGGAGGACGAGGGCGGAggggatgatggaggaggagtgggaggaaaCCCGGGATCCGACTCCTCCTCCAGGAATGACAGGGGGAGCAGCGGCGGAGGGGGTGCGGTCAACAGCGACGGTGGAACAGGGACGACGGGCGGTGCAGgaagtggtggtggaggtggaggaggagcgggcgGAGTCAGCGGAAACGGCAACAACAGTCCCGCCGGCAACGGAGGGGCCGGGCTGGCGGTCGCGCCCTGCGCCATGACAACCAACGACGCGCTGCTGTTCCACGAGAAATGCGGCACGCTGATCAAgctgagcaacaacaacaagacgGCGGAGCGGAGGAGGCCGCTGGACGAGTTCAACAACGGCGTGGTGATGACCAACCGGCCGCTGCGACACAACGAGATGTTCGAG ATCCGCATTGATAAGCTGGTGGACAAGTGGTCCGGCTCGATAGAGATCGGTGTGACCACACACAATCCCAACAACCTGGACTACCCGGCAACGATGACCAATCTGCGCTCAG GTACAATCATGATGAGCGGCTGCGGGATCCTGACCAACGGCAAAGGAACCCGCAGGGAGTACTGTGAATTCAGCCTCGACGAACTTCAG GAGGGAGACCACATAGGCTTGATGCGCAAGGCAAGTGGAGCGCTTCACTTCTACATCAACGGCATCGACCAAG GTGTCGCGGCAGCCCAGACGCCGGCCGTGGTCTACGGCGTGGTCGACCTCTACGGCATGGCCGTCAAAGTCACCATAGTGCACAACCACAACCACAGCGAGCGGCTCCGGCGCAACAACGCCATCATGAGGGCTCTGTCGCCGGACGTGGGCCGGCCCCGGACGGCTCTCTCCCTCACGCCGGACTCGGAGGGGCCCGACCGACTGCTCTTCCACAGCAACTGCGGCCAGAAGGCCGCCATCATCAGCGAGGGCAGGACAGCACTGCGGCCGCA TGCGACGGATGACTTCAACCACGGCGTGGTCCTGAGCGGCCGGCCGCTGCGCTCCAACGAGGTGTTCCAGGTCCGCATCGATAAGATGGTGGACAAGTGGGCGGGTTCTATCGAAATTGGCGTCACGACACACAACCCCGCGTACCTGCAGCTGCCCTCCACCATGACCAACCTGCGCTCGG GCACGTGGATGATGACGGGGAACGGCGTGATGCACAACGGAACCACAATACTGGACGAGTACGGACACAACCTGGACCGGCTCAAG gcagGCGACACAGTAGGTGTCGTGCGAAAAGAAGACGGCAGCCTCCACTTCTTTGTGAACGGCGTGGCTCAGGGCCCGGCGGCCTGGAACGTGCCTCCCAGCGTCTACGCCGTGGTGGACCTCTACGGCCAGGCCGCGCAGGCCACCATCATGGACGACATGG cGGACCTCCTGCCTCTCCCCGAGGACGGCTCAGACGGCCCCGCGGCCACGTCCCCCGGGAGCCCCTGCTCGGTAGGAGGGGCCGGCACGGCCAACGACCTGCGTTTCCACCACCTGCACGGCACCAATGCGGTAATCACCAACGGGGGGCGCACCGCCCTGCGTCAGAACTGCCGCAGCGAGTTCAACGACGCCATCGTCATCTCCAACAG GTGCCTTCGGGATGGAGAGCTCTTTGAAATCGTCATTCAGAAGATGGTGGACCGCTGGTCGGGTTCAATTGAAGCAG attttctcctcccccctctgtgtccAGGAGTGACAGCCATCAGGCCAGATGAGCTTGAGTTTCCCAACACTATGACTGATATCGACTACGACACTTGGATGCTGAG TGGCACGGCCATCATGCAGGATGGCAACACAATGCGCAACAACTACGGTTGTGACCTGGACTCCCTGACCACAGGCTCTCGCATCGGCATGATGCGCTCAGCCACCGGCGACCTCCATTATTACATCAACGGGGTGGACCAAGGTGTCGCCTGCACCGGCCTGCCGCCAG AGGTGTACGCCGTGATCGACCTGTACGGCCAGTGTGTTCAGGTGTCCATCACCAGCTCCTCGGGCCCGCTGGACAACAGCCTCTGTACCAGCAACGTAACCGAGAAGAGCTTCCCCATCCACTCACCAG CTGGCGTTGCCCATCGACTCCACAGCAAACACGGCAAGAATGTGGTTGTGCTCGGCGACGGCTGCCAGGGCGTCCGAGTCGGGGGCTACGCTCACGGCATCGTGTTCAGCGCCAAGGAACTCAAAGCCGACGAGCTGTTCGAG GTGCGGATTGACGAGGTGGACGAGCAGTGGTGCGGCTCGCTGCACGTCGGTCTGACCACGCTGGCGCCCCCCGAGCTGCCGTCCTGCCCGCTGTCgggcctctccccctccctcacgcAGCTCCGCACCAAGGTCACCTGGCTGCTCTGCGGCTCCGAGGTCCGCCGCAACGGCGTGCTGCAGCGGCAGAACTACAGCTGCTCGCTGGACCGGCTGGCG GTTGGCAACCGGGTGGGTGTGAAGAGGTGCAGCGACGACACCATGCACATCTTCATTGATGGGGAGGACATGGGACCTGCGGCGACTGCAGTAGCCAAG aATGTTTACGCCGTGTTGGACCTGTACGGGCGGATAACCGCCGTCTCCATCGTGAGCTCCTCGGCGACAGAGGACGTGGAAAGCGTGAAGGCGCCGTCGCTCTCTCTGGACAGCTGCagcgaaggagaggaggacagcagCCCCGTCAGAGAG CAGGTGGAGGCCGAGGCGTGCGCCTCAGCGCCGACCGCTATGGCGTTCCTGGAGAACCACGGCAAAAACATCCAGCTGTCCAGCCAGAACCTGACGGCGGCCAGAGTGTGCAGCTACAACCAGGGCCTGCTGGTCACCGCCCAGCCGCTGGCTCGCCAGCAGCTGTTCCAG TTTCAGATCGACCGCCTCAACCCGTCGTGGACGTCGTCGCTGTCGTTGGGGGTCATAGGTCACTCGCCGGACCGGCTCAACTTCCCCTCCACAGCGTGTTGTCTGAAGCGCTCCGCGTGGCTCCTGCAGAGAGACTCTGTCTTCCACAACTCCTtaaag ATATGTGAAAACTATGGTCCTAATCTGGACACTTGTCCAGAGGGGACGGTGTTGGGTCTGCTGGTGGACGCCAACAGTTGTCTCCACCTCTACGTCAACGGCATGGACCAGGGTGTGGCGGTGCAGGACATTCCTTCGCCCTGCTACCCCTTTATCGACCTCTATGGCCAGTGTGAACAG GTTACTATAGTAACAAACAACGTGGCCGATGTGGGCGGGGACAGTGGGGAAACCCGTTGTCAAGGAGACATGGAAAAGGCGGACATGGTTGATG GAATCAAAGAGAGTGTGTGCTGGACGCCCCCTCCAGAGGTCAACCCAAACAAGACCTGTGAGTACCAGGCGCTGTGCTCCCGCTTCAAGGACCTGCTCACTTTACCAG ATGGATATTTTAACGAAGACGCACAGTACAACCTTTGCTACTGCGAGTCCTGCCACAAGCTCCGGGGCGACGAGGCGTATTACAAGAGAGGCGAACCGCCCCGGGACTACGCCCTGCCCTTTGGGTGGTGCCGCTTCGCCCTCAG GATCAAGCCCCACTGTGAGGTGTCCAACGCACTGAAGAAGTGGCACATCGCGTACCACGGCACCAGCGTCGGAGCGCTGCGCCGCACGCTGGACCACAGCCAGCTGCTGCCGG GGACGTCCTCTATCTTCTCGGTGTCCCCGGCGAAGGCGGAGGGGCCCAACGGCTACAGCGAGCCGGAGGAGAACAGCGCCCCCGGCAGGGAGGTTCCCAGGGTGCGGCTCTCCCCCACCATGCGCTACTCCGGCATGGAGATCTTTGCCCCTAAAGTGCA ATTTCGGGACCCTCGTTCTCACCACAGCCACCAGGCTCAGGTGGGGTTCCAGGTGTGCGTGCGTCCCGGCTCCTACAAGGCGGGGCCGCAGACGCTCGGCCACGGCGAGCCGCCGGACCCCCGCTTCAGCAACTCGGAGATCGAGTGGATCACGAAGGAGCAGGGCGGCACGCTCCTCTATGGACTCCTCATCCGGGTGGAGTGA
- the neurl4 gene encoding neuralized-like protein 4 isoform X6 — MAAELHPRSGKLIGLSNSNRTARRNQPVQEFNHGLVLSKEPLRDRDVFTVRIDKKVNSWSGSVEIGVTALDPAALDFPSSATGLKGGSWIVSGCSVLRDGRSVLEEYGRDLDQLAEGDRVGIQRSARGELHLWVNGQDCGAAASGLPPRLWAVVDLYGKCTQVTVVGCEPPPATTEKETIELGEEVEDEEEDGGEEEEDEEEDEEEEEDVAVCGGQGDGGVVALMNVAAMNGDEVPELSRSHTRPDKFPNNLEPDTVLTEHQLFDVFNNAIVSFYRSEDEGGGDDGGGVGGNPGSDSSSRNDRGSSGGGGAVNSDGGTGTTGGAGSGGGGGGGAGGVSGNGNNSPAGNGGAGLAVAPCAMTTNDALLFHEKCGTLIKLSNNNKTAERRRPLDEFNNGVVMTNRPLRHNEMFEIRIDKLVDKWSGSIEIGVTTHNPNNLDYPATMTNLRSGTIMMSGCGILTNGKGTRREYCEFSLDELQEGDHIGLMRKASGALHFYINGIDQGVAAAQTPAVVYGVVDLYGMAVKVTIVHNHNHSERLRRNNAIMRALSPDVGRPRTALSLTPDSEGPDRLLFHSNCGQKAAIISEGRTALRPHATDDFNHGVVLSGRPLRSNEVFQVRIDKMVDKWAGSIEIGVTTHNPAYLQLPSTMTNLRSGTWMMTGNGVMHNGTTILDEYGHNLDRLKAGDTVGVVRKEDGSLHFFVNGVAQGPAAWNVPPSVYAVVDLYGQAAQATIMDDMADLLPLPEDGSDGPAATSPGSPCSVGGAGTANDLRFHHLHGTNAVITNGGRTALRQNCRSEFNDAIVISNRCLRDGELFEIVIQKMVDRWSGSIEADFLLPPLCPGVTAIRPDELEFPNTMTDIDYDTWMLSGTAIMQDGNTMRNNYGCDLDSLTTGSRIGMMRSATGDLHYYINGVDQGVACTGLPPEVYAVIDLYGQCVQVSITSSSGPLDNSLCTSNVTEKSFPIHSPAGVAHRLHSKHGKNVVVLGDGCQGVRVGGYAHGIVFSAKELKADELFEVRIDEVDEQWCGSLHVGLTTLAPPELPSCPLSGLSPSLTQLRTKVTWLLCGSEVRRNGVLQRQNYSCSLDRLAVGNRVGVKRCSDDTMHIFIDGEDMGPAATAVAKNVYAVLDLYGRITAVSIVSSSATEDVESVKAPSLSLDSCSEGEEDSSPVREVEAEACASAPTAMAFLENHGKNIQLSSQNLTAARVCSYNQGLLVTAQPLARQQLFQFQIDRLNPSWTSSLSLGVIGHSPDRLNFPSTACCLKRSAWLLQRDSVFHNSLKICENYGPNLDTCPEGTVLGLLVDANSCLHLYVNGMDQGVAVQDIPSPCYPFIDLYGQCEQVTIVTNNVADVGGDSGETRCQGDMEKADMVDGIKESVCWTPPPEVNPNKTCEYQALCSRFKDLLTLPDGYFNEDAQYNLCYCESCHKLRGDEAYYKRGEPPRDYALPFGWCRFALRIKPHCEVSNALKKWHIAYHGTSVGALRRTLDHSQLLPGTSSIFSVSPAKAEGPNGYSEPEENSAPGREVPRVRLSPTMRYSGMEIFAPKVQFRDPRSHHSHQAQVGFQVCVRPGSYKAGPQTLGHGEPPDPRFSNSEIEWITKEQGGTLLYGLLIRVE, encoded by the exons ATGGCGGCGGAGCTGCATCCGCGGAGCGGAAAGCTGATCGGCCTGTCCAACTCGAACCGAACCGCCCGGCGCAACCAGCCAGTCCAAGAGTTCAACCACGGCCTGGTGCTTAGCAAGGAGCCGCTGAGGGACCGGGATGTCTTCACCGTGCGCATTGACAAAAAG gtGAACTCGTGGAGCGGCTCCGTGGAGATCGGCGTGACGGCCCTGGACCCCGCCGCGCTGGACTTCCCCAGCAGCGCCACGGGCCTCAAGGGCGGCTCCTGGATCGTGTCGGGCTGCTCGGTGCTGCGCGACGGCCGCTCGGTGCTGGAGGAGTACGGCCGCGACCTCGACCAGCTGGCCGAGGGCGACCGCGTGGGCATCCAGCGCAGCGCCCGCGGCGAGCTCCACCTGTGGGTGAACGGGCAGGACTGCGGCGCGGCCGCCAGCGGCTTGCCCCCCCGGCTGTGGGCGGTGGTGGACCTGTACGGCAAGTGCACTCAGGTGACGGTGGTGGGCTGCGAGCCGCCGCCCGCCACGACGGAGAAAGAGACAATAGAACTgggtgaggaggtggaggatgaggaggaggacgggggagaagaagaggaggacgaggaggaggacgaggaggaggaagaagacgtgGCGGTGTGTGGGGGTCAAGGCGACGGGGGCGTCGTGGCCTTGATGAATGTCGCAGCAATGAATGGAGACGAAG TGCCTGAGCTTAGTCGCAGTCACACCAGACCGGACAAGTTCCCCAACAACCTGGAGCCCGACACGG TTCTAACGGAGCACCAGCTCTTTGACGTGTTCAACAACGCAATAGTGTCTTTTTATCGCTCGGAGGACGAGGGCGGAggggatgatggaggaggagtgggaggaaaCCCGGGATCCGACTCCTCCTCCAGGAATGACAGGGGGAGCAGCGGCGGAGGGGGTGCGGTCAACAGCGACGGTGGAACAGGGACGACGGGCGGTGCAGgaagtggtggtggaggtggaggaggagcgggcgGAGTCAGCGGAAACGGCAACAACAGTCCCGCCGGCAACGGAGGGGCCGGGCTGGCGGTCGCGCCCTGCGCCATGACAACCAACGACGCGCTGCTGTTCCACGAGAAATGCGGCACGCTGATCAAgctgagcaacaacaacaagacgGCGGAGCGGAGGAGGCCGCTGGACGAGTTCAACAACGGCGTGGTGATGACCAACCGGCCGCTGCGACACAACGAGATGTTCGAG ATCCGCATTGATAAGCTGGTGGACAAGTGGTCCGGCTCGATAGAGATCGGTGTGACCACACACAATCCCAACAACCTGGACTACCCGGCAACGATGACCAATCTGCGCTCAG GTACAATCATGATGAGCGGCTGCGGGATCCTGACCAACGGCAAAGGAACCCGCAGGGAGTACTGTGAATTCAGCCTCGACGAACTTCAG GAGGGAGACCACATAGGCTTGATGCGCAAGGCAAGTGGAGCGCTTCACTTCTACATCAACGGCATCGACCAAG GTGTCGCGGCAGCCCAGACGCCGGCCGTGGTCTACGGCGTGGTCGACCTCTACGGCATGGCCGTCAAAGTCACCATAGTGCACAACCACAACCACAGCGAGCGGCTCCGGCGCAACAACGCCATCATGAGGGCTCTGTCGCCGGACGTGGGCCGGCCCCGGACGGCTCTCTCCCTCACGCCGGACTCGGAGGGGCCCGACCGACTGCTCTTCCACAGCAACTGCGGCCAGAAGGCCGCCATCATCAGCGAGGGCAGGACAGCACTGCGGCCGCA TGCGACGGATGACTTCAACCACGGCGTGGTCCTGAGCGGCCGGCCGCTGCGCTCCAACGAGGTGTTCCAGGTCCGCATCGATAAGATGGTGGACAAGTGGGCGGGTTCTATCGAAATTGGCGTCACGACACACAACCCCGCGTACCTGCAGCTGCCCTCCACCATGACCAACCTGCGCTCGG GCACGTGGATGATGACGGGGAACGGCGTGATGCACAACGGAACCACAATACTGGACGAGTACGGACACAACCTGGACCGGCTCAAG gcagGCGACACAGTAGGTGTCGTGCGAAAAGAAGACGGCAGCCTCCACTTCTTTGTGAACGGCGTGGCTCAGGGCCCGGCGGCCTGGAACGTGCCTCCCAGCGTCTACGCCGTGGTGGACCTCTACGGCCAGGCCGCGCAGGCCACCATCATGGACGACATGG cGGACCTCCTGCCTCTCCCCGAGGACGGCTCAGACGGCCCCGCGGCCACGTCCCCCGGGAGCCCCTGCTCGGTAGGAGGGGCCGGCACGGCCAACGACCTGCGTTTCCACCACCTGCACGGCACCAATGCGGTAATCACCAACGGGGGGCGCACCGCCCTGCGTCAGAACTGCCGCAGCGAGTTCAACGACGCCATCGTCATCTCCAACAG GTGCCTTCGGGATGGAGAGCTCTTTGAAATCGTCATTCAGAAGATGGTGGACCGCTGGTCGGGTTCAATTGAAGCAG attttctcctcccccctctgtgtccAGGAGTGACAGCCATCAGGCCAGATGAGCTTGAGTTTCCCAACACTATGACTGATATCGACTACGACACTTGGATGCTGAG TGGCACGGCCATCATGCAGGATGGCAACACAATGCGCAACAACTACGGTTGTGACCTGGACTCCCTGACCACAGGCTCTCGCATCGGCATGATGCGCTCAGCCACCGGCGACCTCCATTATTACATCAACGGGGTGGACCAAGGTGTCGCCTGCACCGGCCTGCCGCCAG AGGTGTACGCCGTGATCGACCTGTACGGCCAGTGTGTTCAGGTGTCCATCACCAGCTCCTCGGGCCCGCTGGACAACAGCCTCTGTACCAGCAACGTAACCGAGAAGAGCTTCCCCATCCACTCACCAG CTGGCGTTGCCCATCGACTCCACAGCAAACACGGCAAGAATGTGGTTGTGCTCGGCGACGGCTGCCAGGGCGTCCGAGTCGGGGGCTACGCTCACGGCATCGTGTTCAGCGCCAAGGAACTCAAAGCCGACGAGCTGTTCGAG GTGCGGATTGACGAGGTGGACGAGCAGTGGTGCGGCTCGCTGCACGTCGGTCTGACCACGCTGGCGCCCCCCGAGCTGCCGTCCTGCCCGCTGTCgggcctctccccctccctcacgcAGCTCCGCACCAAGGTCACCTGGCTGCTCTGCGGCTCCGAGGTCCGCCGCAACGGCGTGCTGCAGCGGCAGAACTACAGCTGCTCGCTGGACCGGCTGGCG GTTGGCAACCGGGTGGGTGTGAAGAGGTGCAGCGACGACACCATGCACATCTTCATTGATGGGGAGGACATGGGACCTGCGGCGACTGCAGTAGCCAAG aATGTTTACGCCGTGTTGGACCTGTACGGGCGGATAACCGCCGTCTCCATCGTGAGCTCCTCGGCGACAGAGGACGTGGAAAGCGTGAAGGCGCCGTCGCTCTCTCTGGACAGCTGCagcgaaggagaggaggacagcagCCCCGTCAGAGAG GTGGAGGCCGAGGCGTGCGCCTCAGCGCCGACCGCTATGGCGTTCCTGGAGAACCACGGCAAAAACATCCAGCTGTCCAGCCAGAACCTGACGGCGGCCAGAGTGTGCAGCTACAACCAGGGCCTGCTGGTCACCGCCCAGCCGCTGGCTCGCCAGCAGCTGTTCCAG TTTCAGATCGACCGCCTCAACCCGTCGTGGACGTCGTCGCTGTCGTTGGGGGTCATAGGTCACTCGCCGGACCGGCTCAACTTCCCCTCCACAGCGTGTTGTCTGAAGCGCTCCGCGTGGCTCCTGCAGAGAGACTCTGTCTTCCACAACTCCTtaaag ATATGTGAAAACTATGGTCCTAATCTGGACACTTGTCCAGAGGGGACGGTGTTGGGTCTGCTGGTGGACGCCAACAGTTGTCTCCACCTCTACGTCAACGGCATGGACCAGGGTGTGGCGGTGCAGGACATTCCTTCGCCCTGCTACCCCTTTATCGACCTCTATGGCCAGTGTGAACAG GTTACTATAGTAACAAACAACGTGGCCGATGTGGGCGGGGACAGTGGGGAAACCCGTTGTCAAGGAGACATGGAAAAGGCGGACATGGTTGATG GAATCAAAGAGAGTGTGTGCTGGACGCCCCCTCCAGAGGTCAACCCAAACAAGACCTGTGAGTACCAGGCGCTGTGCTCCCGCTTCAAGGACCTGCTCACTTTACCAG ATGGATATTTTAACGAAGACGCACAGTACAACCTTTGCTACTGCGAGTCCTGCCACAAGCTCCGGGGCGACGAGGCGTATTACAAGAGAGGCGAACCGCCCCGGGACTACGCCCTGCCCTTTGGGTGGTGCCGCTTCGCCCTCAG GATCAAGCCCCACTGTGAGGTGTCCAACGCACTGAAGAAGTGGCACATCGCGTACCACGGCACCAGCGTCGGAGCGCTGCGCCGCACGCTGGACCACAGCCAGCTGCTGCCGG GGACGTCCTCTATCTTCTCGGTGTCCCCGGCGAAGGCGGAGGGGCCCAACGGCTACAGCGAGCCGGAGGAGAACAGCGCCCCCGGCAGGGAGGTTCCCAGGGTGCGGCTCTCCCCCACCATGCGCTACTCCGGCATGGAGATCTTTGCCCCTAAAGTGCA ATTTCGGGACCCTCGTTCTCACCACAGCCACCAGGCTCAGGTGGGGTTCCAGGTGTGCGTGCGTCCCGGCTCCTACAAGGCGGGGCCGCAGACGCTCGGCCACGGCGAGCCGCCGGACCCCCGCTTCAGCAACTCGGAGATCGAGTGGATCACGAAGGAGCAGGGCGGCACGCTCCTCTATGGACTCCTCATCCGGGTGGAGTGA